A window of the Hevea brasiliensis isolate MT/VB/25A 57/8 unplaced genomic scaffold, ASM3005281v1 Scaf53, whole genome shotgun sequence genome harbors these coding sequences:
- the LOC110639365 gene encoding zinc finger CCCH domain-containing protein 12 encodes MDYGRDFSSANVVHVIPGTGPENWFPNSTDSSSVWATEDDYHAWNNFDSPSDSTPSNSNFQSSHTRSGSEPPNKKSKNNSQELTSKKSIGKMFFKTKLCCKFRAGTCPYVTNCNFAHSIEELRRPPSNWQEIVAAHEEDKGNIMEIREEFQIPSIGGFGGDSQRSYKGRHCKKFYTEEGCPYGDNCTFLHDEQSKNRESVAISLGPGGYGGVTGGGGTSGSASGGNVKPSNWKTRICNKWELTGYCPFGSKCHFAHGAGELHRYGGGLVESEAKDASVPTEPKQGGVPLKTAAETVVASVTTVPHSDVYHHSVPSQRPSSILIQRPGQRTHQKWKGPDKISRIYGDWIDDIE; translated from the exons ATGGATTATGGTAGAGATTTTTCCAGTGCAAACGTTGTCCATGTAATTCCTGGAACAGGACCTGAGAATTGGTTTCCAAATTCTACTGATTCTAGTTCTGTTTGGGCCACAGAAGATGATTATCATGCTTGGAACAACTTCGACAGCCCTTCCGATAGCACTCCCTCCAATTCGAACTTTCAGTCCTCCCATACGCGCTCTGGCAGTGAACCACCAAACAAGAAATCCAAAAACAACTCCCAAGAATTGACTTCCAAGAAATCCATAGGGAAAATGTTTTTCAAGACCAAACTGTGCTGCAAGTTCCGGGCTGGCACATGCCCATACGTTACAAACTGCAACTTTGCCCATAGCATAGAGGAGCTTCGACGCCCGCCTTCAAACTGGCAGGAAATTGTAGCAGCACATGAGGAAGATAAAGGGAATATAATGGAGATAAGAGAGGAGTTTCAAATTCCATCTATAGGGGGATTTGGAGGGGATTCACAGAGGTCTTATAAAGGGAGACATTGCAAGAAGTTTTATACAGAGGAGGGGTGCCCATACGGAGATAATTGTACATTTTTGCATGATGAGCAGTCAAAGAACAGGGAGAGCGTGGCAATAAGTTTGGGGCCAGGAGGGTATGGAGGGGTCACAGGAGGCGGAGGGACAAGTGGAAGTGCGAGTGGAGGGAATGTTAAGCCATCAAATTGGAAGACAAGAATTTGTAACAAGTGGGAACTCACTGGGTATTGCCCATTTGGGAGTAAGTGCCATTTTGCCCATGGAGCTGGAG AGTTGCACAGGTATGGTGGAGGGCTTGTGGAGTCGGAAGCTAAAGATGCTTCAGTCCCTACTGAACCAAAGCAGGGAGGGGTGCCTTTGAAAACTGCAGCAGAAACTGTGGTTGCATCTGTTACTACAGTTCCCCATTCAGATGTCTATCACCACAGCGTTCCATCGCAAAGGCCATCATCCATTTTGATCCAAAGGCCAGGGCAAAGAACTCATCAAAAATGGAAAGGCCCCGACAAAATCAGTAGGATATATGGTGATTGGATTGATGACATTGAATAG
- the LOC131177519 gene encoding RING-H2 finger protein ATL29-like, which translates to MSSSYPPLPADQTSLVSPPITIVLTVILLVFFFLGFFSIYFCRCFMESVVNNWHLRRSTSGNNLNPASSPANNGLDPALIQIFPTFSYSSVKDFRREKYGLECAVCLAEFEDDDVLRLLTVCYHVFHQECIDLWLESHKTCPVCRSDLDLPRETLEKTPASEQNNDHQTNNNGTLAENAISIDIAEDDDGDQKEGRSGNAEGNLVGDDANKQNQSHEKIERFSRSHSTGHSIVVAREEEDRYTLRLLDHVKVKFSKGHNNSESCITFGDFTSPTNG; encoded by the coding sequence ATGTCATCATCATATCCACCATTACCTGCCGATCAAACAAGCCTTGTTTCACCCCCAATAACTATAGTTCTAACTGTAATTCTTCTGGTGTTCTTCTTCTTAGGTTTcttttctatatatttttgtaGATGTTTTATGGAAAGTGTGGTTAACAATTGGCATCTACGACGTAGCACTTCCGGGAATAATTTAAATCCAGCTTCTTCACCTGCAAACAATGGTCTTGATCCTGCATTAAtacaaatttttcctacatttagtTATTCAAGTGTGAAAGATTTTCGACGAGAAAAGTATGGTCTTGAATGTGCTGTGTGCTTGGCAGAGTTTGAGGATGATGATGTGCTTCGGCTTTTAACAGTTTGTTATCATGTGTTTCATCAAGAGTGCATTGATCTTTGGCTAGAATCTCATAAAACATGTCCAGTTTGTCGTAGTGATCTTGATTTGCCCAGAGAAACATTAGAAAAAACTCCAGCATCTGAGCAAAACAATGACCATCAAACTAATAATAATGGTACTTTGGCAGAGAATGCTATAAGTATTGATATTGCAGAAGATGATGATGGTGATCAAAAGGAAGGTAGATCAGGAAATGCTGAAGGCAATTTGGTGGGTGATGATGCAAACAAGCAAAATCAAAGTCATGAAAAGATAGAGAGATTTTCAAGGTCACACTCAACAGGACACTCAATTGTTGTGGCTAGAGAAGAAGAGGATAGATACACTTTGAGATTGCTTGATCATGttaaagtaaaattttcaaaaggACATAACAACTCAGAAAGTTGCATTACATTTGGTGACTTCACAAGTCCTACAAATGGTTGA